The sequence CCCAAGCGCGTGCTGGCCAGCAGGCAGCCCAGGCGAGAACAAGCAGCGCCCCGAGGCGGAGGACAACGCCCAAATCGACGTCGCCGCCGCCGGCGAGCCAGCGCCCGACATGCCCCCCGCCGCTCACGGTGTCGAGGCGAACCGCGCCGAGCTGAAGAGCGGGGCGGGTGAGCCCCAGCACGCTATACGCCGCCACCCACAGCGCTATCGCGGCAATGCCAAAGCGAACCGGAAATGGAAACGGCCACACCGTTCCCGTCCAGAGGGCATAGGCGGCGAGCCCGAGGACACCGGCGACCAGCGGCAGGCCGAGGCCGAAGGCGGCGAAGAGCGCCTGCTGAAAGCGCGTCCCGACATCCGGCAGATACTGGCCGAAGAGGAACAGCACCGCGGTCGCCGTGAGGACGAGCGCTCCGCCGACCCAGCGGCGGAGCGGACCGAGCCGCAGCCGAAAACGAGGACGGGAGACGCGGGGCGGCGCGCGCCTTCCCTTACGCCGCGCGATCGCTTCCTCCCTTTGCCATCACACCTCGACCACGATGGGCAGGATCATCGGCCGCTGCCGCGTTTGCTCCCAGATAAAGCGCCCCAGCACCTCGCGCGCGCGCGACGTCACCGTCTTCCATTCCGAGCGATGCGGTTCGAACTCGTGCCGCAGTTCCTCGGCCACGACCTCGCGCGCTTTTTCGATCAGATTGGCGAGATTGCCGGGATAGACAAAGCCCCGCGACAGAATGTCAGGCTCGTCGACGAGACGCGATGTCTGGCGGTCAATCTCGAAGACGACGACGAGGATCCCGTCGGAGGCCAGCTGGCGCCGGTCGCGCAGGATTACGTTTGTCACGTCGCCGACCCCGAGGCCATCGACATACACCTCATTGATCGGCAGCCGGTCGACAACGGTCGCTCCCCGCTCGTCAATCTCCAGCACTTCTCCATCCTCGAGGATGAAGATCTGCTCGTCTTGGAGCCCGACCGCCTGCGCGAGCTTCGCGTGCTGTACCAGCATCCGATACTCGCCGTGGATAGGAACGAAGTACTTCGGGCGGGTCAGATTGAGCATCATCTTCAGCTCTTCCTGACTGGCATGGCCCTGGACGTGGATCTCACTGACCCGACTATAGAGAACTTCGGCCCCCTGCTTGAAGAGGTTATCGATCGTCCGGTTGATCAGGGTCTCGTTGCCGGGAATGGGGGTCGCCGAGATGATGACCGTATCCCCGGGCACGATCGTGATCAGCCGATGCTCGCGCGTTGCCATCCGCGCAAGGGAGGACATCGGCTCGCCTTGGCTGCCGGTCGTAATGATCGCCAGCTCGCGGCCGTGGTAGCGGCTGAGGTCTTCCGGCCGGATGAGGGTGCCGGGCGGCGCAGAGAGGTAGCCGAGCTCGAGCGCCATCTGAACATTCTGCTCCATGCTCCGGCCGATAACGGCGACCTTGCGGTTGGTCCGGACGGCGGCGTCGATCACCTGCTGGATGCGCGCGATAAGGGAGGCGAAGGTGGCGACGATGATCCGGCCGGGCGCTTCGTGAAACACGTTCAGGAGCGCGCGCGACACCACCTGCTCGGAAGGCGTATAGCCCGGCCGCTCGGCGTAGGTGGAGTCGGAGCACAGCACGAGCACCCCTTCGTCGCCGAGACGGGCGATCCGCGCAAAGTCTGCCGGCATGCCGTCGACCGGCGTATGGTCAAATTTGAAGTCGCCGGTGTGGACAATCAGGCCGAGCGGCGTCCGGATCGCTAGGCCGACCGAATCCGGAATGCTGTGGTTGACGCGGAACGGCTCGACTTGGCACTCGCCGAAGGTGATGCGGTCGCCGGGCCCATACTCGAACACCTGCACGTCGTCCTGGAGCCGGTGCTCGCGCAGCCTGACACGGATAAGGCCGGCCGCCAGCCGCGTCGCCCAGATTGGCGTGCCTCTGAGCCGCGGCAGCACGTAGGGGATCGCGCCGATGTGATCTTCGTGGCCGTGCGTGATCAGGATCGCCCGGAGGCGGTCGCGGTGCTCCTGCAGGTAGGCGGTGTCGGGGATGACGAGATCAATGCCGAGCATCTCCTCTTCGGGGAATTGCAGGCCGCAATCGACCACCAGGAGGTCGGTGCCGGTGTCGATCGCCATCATGTTCTTGCCAATCTCGCCGAGCCCGCCGAGGGGGATGAGTCGTAGCGCCCTCACTGTCTCTCTGCCTCCAGCTAGATACTGCGGAGTATAGCCCCGCTTGCCGTTTCATCAGCCGCGCCGTATCGTTCTGGTGTATCCAATTGCGGGAGAGCGGCGTGCGCATCGACTTGCACGTCCACACTGTTCGCGGCAGCTCGGACAGCGCGCTTCGGCTTGAGGAGTTGATCGAGCATGCGCGGCGGGCTGGGCTCGACGGCGTGGGGATCACCGAGCATAACACCTATTGGCGCGACCCGAGCTGGGATGAACAGGCGGCTCGGGCGGGGCTGACAATCTTCCACGGCATGGAGATCTCAACCGACTGCGGCCACATTCTCGCCTTCGGAATTGAGGGCTATGTCTCGGGCATTCACAAGGCGGCTGTGCTCCGCGAGGTTGCCGACCGCTGCGGAGCGGTCTTGATTGCGGCGCATCCCTTTCGCCGAATTTTCGAGCGAGGACCGCACGTCCACAACCTGCTGAAACTGCGCAATCCGACGATCGCCGAGGCGGCGGCGCATCCGGTCTTCCGGCTTGTCGACGCGATCGAGGTCGCCAATGGGGGAACGCTAGAAGAGGAGAATGCGTTCGCTGTCGAAGTTGCCCGCTATCTCGGCTTGCCGGTAACGGGCGGCAGTGATTCGCATTCGGCAAACAGCCTCGGCCATAAGGCAACCCTCTTTGATGACCCAATCCGGAGCATGCGAGACTTGATCGCGGCGATTAAGGAGGGACGTGGACGTCCCGTCGACCGGCTGCTGCTCGTGGGGGCGTAGCAGGGCACAAGATGGAGATCTTCGAGAGGCTGCTCGCCATCTTTCGGCCGCGCATGCCCGGGCCGGATGAGGTTGCTATCCGCTACACCCAAGCAATGCTGAACGGCGATGCCGAGACAGTGCTTCGGATGAGCGAAGGCGCAGGGCTTCAGTTGAGCCGCGAGACTGTCGCCAAATTTGCTGAGGCCAAGCTCGCGCGCTGGTTCGGCCGGCTGCGGGCGCTCGATGCGCCGCCCGCCGCTGTGCCGCCTCCGATCCCGCCGGTGCGCCGCTATGTGGTGGGGCGTGTCGCGCTGCCGGAGAACGCCACCCAAGACTTCCCGATCCTTGCTGTCGGACTCGTTCGCACCAAGCGGCGATGGGCGGTCGTCTCGGTGCGCCCCAATGCCGCCCTGTTCGACGACGGAACTGCCGACCCGCCTCTCCCCAGCGAGGTCATCCAGCTCGACGACGAACTCCTCACCGAGCGCGGCTAAAAGGACGCCGCCTCGAGAAGGCGAGGCGAGGGGGCGCATGGGCGCGTCGCCAGTTCACGCCAAGGTCGCCCCGGGTGCGGTTTGCTCGTGCTACGCCCTTGGGTGCCTGCGTGAGGGTCGCGCGCTGACTGCCCCGCCGGTGAGGGCGCGGCTCGCGTCCGAGACGCGCCGCGCTACCGGATCAGCCGCCGCCGCATCAGCACTATCGCAATGATGCTGAAACTGACAGCGGCAACGCCCAAGAAGGCGAGGTCGATGACCGCCTCCCCGCCGAGGCTCCCGCGGTTGAGCGAGCGGGAGAGGTTGGTCACATGCGTCATCGGGATGAACCAAGCGAGGATGCGCACCCAGTCGGGAAGGCGATCGAGGGGGAAGAAAACACCGCCGAAGAACAAGCTGGGCGTGAAGTAGAGGCTGAAAAAGTAGTTAAAGGCGTTGACCGACGGCGCGACCGCAGTAAAGCACAGCCCGATGGCGGCGAAAACAGCGCCTCCGAGGAACGCTACTGGGATCATGCCGAGCGCTGCCGGCGATTGGGCGAGCCCGAACGCGCCGACGGCGATCAGGAGGGCAGTCGCCGAGATCACGCCTCGCGTCGCTCCCCAGAGGATCTCGCCGACGACAATATCGTCGACAGAGAGCGGCGTCGCGAGGATGGCGTCGAACGTTTTCTGGGAGTCGAGCCGGAAGAAGGAGCCGAACGTCGTCTCAAACGTTGCGCCGAAGAACGCCGACTGGGCGATCAGGCCGGGAGCGAGAAAGACGATGTACTCTTCGCCTCCAAGGGCCACATACGCGCCCATGCCGAAGCCGAAGGCGAGGAGGGTGATGAACGCCTCGAGGAAGGGGGGCCAGCTTTCGGTGCGCCAGAGGCGGAGAAAGACGTCCCGGTTGCGCTGCCAGACACGCACGGCGCTGAGGGAGAGATCGAATTTGGAGATCATTCCTGCAAGCTCCGTCCTGCCAGCCGCAGAAAGACATCTTCAAGCGTCGCCGGCCGGCGGATTGCTTCCCGAACTGTGCCGCGAGGGTGCGGGAAGGGACCGTCCCGCTCGAAGACGTAGACAGCGTCGTCGGTCGCCTCATAGTCGGCTCCCCAGCCGGCGAGCTCCTCGAGAAGCGGGGGCTGCTCCTCGCGGTCGATCCGAAGCTCGAGAACGCTCTGGCCGACGTAGGTCTCGACGAGCGCGGTTGGTGTCCCTTCAGCGAGGATCGCGCCGCGATCCATGATGATCACGCGGTCAGCCAGCCGCGCCGCCTCCTCCATATAGTGCGTGGTCAGGATCATTGTCGCGCCGCTCTCCTTCAGTTGGCGGAGCTTTGTCCAGACGAGGTGGCGTGCCTGGGGGTCAAGCCCGGTCGTCGGCTCATCGAGGAGCAGCAGCCGGGGACGGTTGATCAGGGCGCGCGCGATCGTGAGGCGGCGCTGCATCCCGCCGGAGAGAGTTGCGACCGAGGCGTTCGCTTTTTCCGTCAACTGGAAAAGCGCGAGCGCCTCGTCCGCGCGCTGCTCCGCCACCTTTTTCGGGAGGTTGTAGTAGCGGGCGTAGGCAAGCAGGTTCTGGCGAACGGAAAGGTCGGGGTCGAGGTTGCTCTCCTGCGGCACGACCCCGATCCGCGACTTCACGTGGCGCGGGTGCGTCCGGACATCAAACCCGTCGACGATCAGTTCTCCCGCCGTGACCGGCGACGCGCAGGCGATCATCCGGATCGTGCTCGACTTGCCGGCGCCGTTGGGACCAAGAAACGCAACACACGCTCCCTCGTACACCGTGAAGTCGATGCCGTTGACGGCGATGAAGTCGCCAAACTGCTTGGTCAGGCGCCGCGCAATCACCATCGGCTTGCCCATGGAAACGGAGAGCACGCTCTGACTATAGCTGACCGCGGCGCGGGCGACCGGCAGCGTTCGCCTCGGTCGGCGGCGCTTCTGGCCGGAGAGACGGCGTGGAGAGCGCCTCCTGGGCGCAGCCCATCGGCTCCGCAGCGGAGGCTGCGGCCCGGCGCTGTTCGGCGAGAGGCTATACTTGGCCAAGAAGTGGAATGGAGACCTTAATGATTTCAGACCGTGATCAGGCGTTCATTCGTGAACGGTTTGCGAACGAACTGGTCGACCCCGTGCAGATCGACCTGTTCATTCGACCGGAGACCGGCCTGTATATTCCCGGGCGGCAGCCGACGACGTCGCGCGAAACGCGTCAGCTCCTCGAAGAAGTGGCCGCCCTGTCAGATAAGATCACCCTCAACGTGATCGACGTCACGACCGACCCTGCTGCAGCTGCTGCCGCCGACGTGACCGGCGTGCCCGCAATTATCATTCGTGGCCCGGCCGACGGTCGCGTGCGGATGCTCGGTCTTCCTGCCGGCTACGAATTTGCCACCCTCCTTGAGACCATCATCACGGTCTCATCGGGCAAGACCGGCATCGACGAGAAGGTGATTGAGATCCTCGACGAGATTGCAGACCCAGTCGATATTCAGGTCTTTGTCACCCCGACCTGACCGCACTGCCCGCGCACAGCGTCGTTGGCGCTGAAACTGGCGGCTTCCTCGTCGAAGGTCCGAGCGAGCGTGATCGAGGCAAACGAGTTTCCTGACCTTTCGCGCAAATACCGCGTTTCGGCCGTGCCGCAGACGGTCTTCACCTCGTCTGCCTCACCTGAGCCGCGCATTCTGATCGGCGGCGGCCCGCCGGAGCGGTTCCTCGGCGAACTGTTTGTCGCTGCGCGCGTCCCCCCGGAAAAGCTGGCGGTCGATGAGACCCCGTCTGCAGAGGGGCCGGCCTAAGCGGTGAGGAGGAGAGCGCTCGCTCCTAGTGCGCGCTCGGCCGCCGCGCATTCGGAGCGGAGCGCCGGGATTAGGCGATAATCCGAAAGTTTTGGAAGTCGCCGCGATACGGCTCCCAAAGCACCTGGACGTCTTCGACGCGGGCAGCGGGCGGCCCGTGCTTGCACCACTCGATCATGCGGAGGACAGCGGCCCGGTCTCCCTCGAAAATCGCCTCGACCCGCCCGTCGGGGATGTTCCGCACCATCCCCGTTACTCCTGCTTTGATCGCTTCCTGCCGGGTCGACTCCCGGAACATCACCCCTTGGACCCGGCCGGAGATGAGAACGTAGGCGCGGGCTGGGCTCATCACTCCAACCCATAGCGGCGGAGGTCGTCGTCGGTCAGGCCAAAGTGATGCGCAAGCTCGTGGATCACCGTCGTCTGCACCTCAGCGCGAATCGCCCAGTCGGAGGCGCACGCCGCTTCGAGAGGCCCTTGATAGATGGTGATTTTGTCCGGCACGGTCAGCCCGTAGTCGCTTGTTCGGCATGTCAGCGGCGTCCCTTGGTAAAGGCCGAAGAGCATGTCGTCCGGACCGAGGCCCGCGGCCTCGAGGTCTTCCGGGCTCGGCCAATCCTCGATGGTGATCGCGACGTTGTTGAGACGCTCGCGGATTGTCGGCGGGAGTTCGCGCACCGCCCGCGAGACGAGCCGCTCGAACCGGCGGCGAGACATCTTCCGGGGCATAGCAAAAGTATAGCCAGCTCTATCCGCGCTTGCGGAAGACGACCTCGTAGCTGAAATGGTTCGCGGAGTTGCGCAGCTGGCCGTTGCAGTAGAGCGACTGGCGCTCCTCTTCTGTCTGCGCGAAGAGGACGGTTTCCATGTTGACGGCATAGTCCGACGTCGTGTCTCGGCCGTGCTCATCTTTGATGACCCACGCCGTCCAGTTGCCGCGGTAGAAGTAGGCTTCCACTTTTCCGGGGCCCTTTTCGCCTGTTCGGTAGGTGATGGTCGTCGGTCCGGAGTCGGTACGGATGGTCACCCCGCTGATCGGCGCGCCGCTCGCGTCCAGCGTCGTGAAGTAGCCGATCCCATTGCCGGAGTTCTCGCAGGCGGTCAACTGATGCAGTTTGACAAGGATCCACTGCGCGCCGGGCGTCTCCCGGAGGTACGCCGGGGTCATCCGCGTCACCGGGTCGAGCTGACGCGGATACGGCGAGCTGCTGGTCGCGGCAGCGGTAGGGGTGGCTGCTGCCGGGGCAGGGGTAGGCGAACGCGCCGGAGCCGCTGCCGGGGGGCTGGTCGGCGTGGCGGTCGGGCTGGCTGGCGCGGCGAGAACCGGCGGGCCGCCAGTCGAACCGGGCGGCTCGGGCTGCAGCGCCGCTTCCGGGAATAGCCCGGCATCCTTAGCCACATCGCCTCCGTTGGCAACGAGCACCTCGCCCCGGCGCGCCCAAGGGACGTCTTCCTTCCACTGCTGGATGACGACGCGTTGAGCGCGCAGGACATATGCATTGCCGACGTCTTCGATCTTCGAGGTCGGCAAGCCGTTCATCATGATGGGATCGCCCGGGACGGCGAAATAGCGGGCTCGGATCGCCGGGTTTTCGTCAAGCAGCGCGAGGCGCCCGCGCACGATCTCGTCCCACGACTTGCCCGTTTCGTCCAGACGGATCGGGTTGGGCACTGTCTTGACCGTCCGCAGCCACGGGTCCTTCCCCGCGTCCGACATTTTGTCGAAGACGTTGACGAACAGCACCGCGTTCTGCTCGGGCCGCCATTGAAAGACGACCTTCTGCATCGCCTGGCTGACAAAGCCATCCCAGATGAAGCGGCGCGAAATGGGGTAGCCGAGCGCGTTGGGTCCGCCGAGCCGGCGATACTCCGACCAGAATGGGATGTTGTCATTGTCAGTGATCGAGAAGCCGGTGCCGCCGGCCCCAGCGCGGCCGTTGGCTTGGGTATAGAAGTGACCGTTAGGAATGGGGTAGTCGAGAGGGGCTTGCCCCGCAGCAGGAAGCGTGGCGAGCGCTCCCACCATTAGAGCGACAAGGAAGGCGATTACCCCTGCGGAGACGCGACGCATAGCCCCTCACCGCCGGCGGCGCCGTGATGATCGCTGGGCGTGAGCCGGCGCAGCGCCGGGGATGGTAGGAAACCAGGCGGCCGAATTCAAGCAGCTTGACGCGCGCTCCCGGCCGGGCATCGAACATGACGCGTGCGGGCAGGCGGCGCTCGAGTAGGAAGCGCCGTTCCTGCCGACCCGTTCTGCGGTCGGCGAGCTTCCGCGTTGTGCTCGCAGTAGGCGGCGAAGGCGCGCCGACGGAGGACCGGCGTCCCCTTGCTTGGCCGAAGGGAGGCGCCGGCCTCGCGACGATGGCGGCTCGCTGCGCTCGCTAATCCTCGCCTTGTGCCTTCGTCCAGCCCGGCTCGCCGTCGATCTCCTCAAGTTTCTCGATATGCATCCACCGATGCTTGGAGCCGACCCGAGTGATGAGGTCGAGGATGTCGGCGTCGCCGACTGTCAGCCCGTCCTTGGCAAGGAAGCGGCACCGCCAGTGATCGACGGCGTCTGTGATTGCGCCCATGGCGGGATAGACCTTGGTGCCGCGGTTGGAAATCATCTTGAGGAAGAAGGAAGTTCCCTGCGCGAGGTCCTCGATACTGCGGCCGAGCTCTTCGGCGTGCAGCGGGCTCTCGACGAAGATATCAACCCCGGCGAGCCGCCGGTGCTGGGGCCGCACCATCACCGGGTCTTTCGTCACCTCGGGCAGTTTGATCGGCTTGTATTCCCGGACTTTCCAATTCTTCGGCTTGCGCCCGAGGTTGCGGATGATTTCGTCGGTGTACTCGGTCGTTGTCGCCATCAGCTCATCGCCGACGACGTCGCGCGGCATCTTCTTGCCGTCTTCAAGCGTGACCAGCACGGCGTTCTCGATAAGCGCCGCCGCCTCAAACTCGCCGATGTGGCGCAGCATCATCACCGCCGAAAGGATGACGGCGGTTGGGTTGATGACGTTCTTCCCCGCGTATTTCGGCGCTGAGCCGTGCACCGCCTCGAAGATAGCGACGTCATTGCCGATGTTCGCTGACGGCGCGAACCCGAGGCCGCCGATCAGGGCGGAGGAGAGGTCGCTGATAATGTCGCCGTTCATGTTCGTCGTCACAATGACGTCGAACTGCTCAGGCTTCCTCACCAGCTGATGCGCGGTGTTGTCGATGATGAGGTGCCACGCCTCGATATCGGGATACTCCTTTGCGACCTCCTCGTGCACCCGCTTGAGCATCCCTTCCGTCATCTTCATGATGTTTGATTTCGTCGCCGCAACGACCGATTTGCGTCCCTCGGCGCGGGCGAACTCAAAAGCGAAGCGGACGACTTTCTCGCAGCCCTTGCGCGAAATCAGCTTCAGGCATTGGGCAACGCCGGGGGTCTGCATGTGCTCAATCCCGGCGTAGAGATCTTCGATATTCTCGCGAATAACGACGAGGTCGATGCCGCGGCCGGAATAGGGCGTGCGCACGCCCGGCAGCTCGCGCGCCGGCCGGATGTTGGCGTAGGTCTCGTACAGTTTCCGCAGCGTGACGTTCGCACTCTTCTCGCCATAGCCGACCGGGGTGCTGAGGGGCCCCTTGAGGACAACGCGGGTCTTCGCGATCGACTCCATCGTGTCCGGGCGCACGCCGGAGGCAAGCCCTTCCTTGAAGACCCGCTCGCCGGCATGGCGCTCTTCCCACTCGATCGGCGCGCCGGTCGCCTCAATGATCCGAATGGCGGAGTTGATGCATTCCGGGCCGATCCCGTCGCCCGGGATCACGGTCACCAGCTTTTTCCCCGAAGGAGTGATA comes from Dehalococcoidia bacterium and encodes:
- a CDS encoding ribonuclease J; translation: MRALRLIPLGGLGEIGKNMMAIDTGTDLLVVDCGLQFPEEEMLGIDLVIPDTAYLQEHRDRLRAILITHGHEDHIGAIPYVLPRLRGTPIWATRLAAGLIRVRLREHRLQDDVQVFEYGPGDRITFGECQVEPFRVNHSIPDSVGLAIRTPLGLIVHTGDFKFDHTPVDGMPADFARIARLGDEGVLVLCSDSTYAERPGYTPSEQVVSRALLNVFHEAPGRIIVATFASLIARIQQVIDAAVRTNRKVAVIGRSMEQNVQMALELGYLSAPPGTLIRPEDLSRYHGRELAIITTGSQGEPMSSLARMATREHRLITIVPGDTVIISATPIPGNETLINRTIDNLFKQGAEVLYSRVSEIHVQGHASQEELKMMLNLTRPKYFVPIHGEYRMLVQHAKLAQAVGLQDEQIFILEDGEVLEIDERGATVVDRLPINEVYVDGLGVGDVTNVILRDRRQLASDGILVVVFEIDRQTSRLVDEPDILSRGFVYPGNLANLIEKAREVVAEELRHEFEPHRSEWKTVTSRAREVLGRFIWEQTRQRPMILPIVVEV
- a CDS encoding PHP domain-containing protein, producing MRIDLHVHTVRGSSDSALRLEELIEHARRAGLDGVGITEHNTYWRDPSWDEQAARAGLTIFHGMEISTDCGHILAFGIEGYVSGIHKAAVLREVADRCGAVLIAAHPFRRIFERGPHVHNLLKLRNPTIAEAAAHPVFRLVDAIEVANGGTLEEENAFAVEVARYLGLPVTGGSDSHSANSLGHKATLFDDPIRSMRDLIAAIKEGRGRPVDRLLLVGA
- a CDS encoding ABC transporter permease gives rise to the protein MISKFDLSLSAVRVWQRNRDVFLRLWRTESWPPFLEAFITLLAFGFGMGAYVALGGEEYIVFLAPGLIAQSAFFGATFETTFGSFFRLDSQKTFDAILATPLSVDDIVVGEILWGATRGVISATALLIAVGAFGLAQSPAALGMIPVAFLGGAVFAAIGLCFTAVAPSVNAFNYFFSLYFTPSLFFGGVFFPLDRLPDWVRILAWFIPMTHVTNLSRSLNRGSLGGEAVIDLAFLGVAAVSFSIIAIVLMRRRLIR
- a CDS encoding ABC transporter ATP-binding protein, which gives rise to MLSVSMGKPMVIARRLTKQFGDFIAVNGIDFTVYEGACVAFLGPNGAGKSSTIRMIACASPVTAGELIVDGFDVRTHPRHVKSRIGVVPQESNLDPDLSVRQNLLAYARYYNLPKKVAEQRADEALALFQLTEKANASVATLSGGMQRRLTIARALINRPRLLLLDEPTTGLDPQARHLVWTKLRQLKESGATMILTTHYMEEAARLADRVIIMDRGAILAEGTPTALVETYVGQSVLELRIDREEQPPLLEELAGWGADYEATDDAVYVFERDGPFPHPRGTVREAIRRPATLEDVFLRLAGRSLQE
- a CDS encoding acylphosphatase — translated: MSPARAYVLISGRVQGVMFRESTRQEAIKAGVTGMVRNIPDGRVEAIFEGDRAAVLRMIEWCKHGPPAARVEDVQVLWEPYRGDFQNFRIIA
- a CDS encoding metallopeptidase family protein, whose translation is MPRKMSRRRFERLVSRAVRELPPTIRERLNNVAITIEDWPSPEDLEAAGLGPDDMLFGLYQGTPLTCRTSDYGLTVPDKITIYQGPLEAACASDWAIRAEVQTTVIHELAHHFGLTDDDLRRYGLE
- a CDS encoding NADP-dependent isocitrate dehydrogenase, with product MVFITPSGKKLVTVIPGDGIGPECINSAIRIIEATGAPIEWEERHAGERVFKEGLASGVRPDTMESIAKTRVVLKGPLSTPVGYGEKSANVTLRKLYETYANIRPARELPGVRTPYSGRGIDLVVIRENIEDLYAGIEHMQTPGVAQCLKLISRKGCEKVVRFAFEFARAEGRKSVVAATKSNIMKMTEGMLKRVHEEVAKEYPDIEAWHLIIDNTAHQLVRKPEQFDVIVTTNMNGDIISDLSSALIGGLGFAPSANIGNDVAIFEAVHGSAPKYAGKNVINPTAVILSAVMMLRHIGEFEAAALIENAVLVTLEDGKKMPRDVVGDELMATTTEYTDEIIRNLGRKPKNWKVREYKPIKLPEVTKDPVMVRPQHRRLAGVDIFVESPLHAEELGRSIEDLAQGTSFFLKMISNRGTKVYPAMGAITDAVDHWRCRFLAKDGLTVGDADILDLITRVGSKHRWMHIEKLEEIDGEPGWTKAQGED